TTATCGAGCACCGGGGCGCCGCCGCGGAGTACCTGCTCGAGTCGGCGGACTGGGAGCTGGCGATCGTCCAGTTCCAGAAGACCGACGCCGTCTTCCACAACTCCACTCGAACGACGGACTTCGAGCGCGTGTACGCCGCCGCCGACCGGGCGCTCGGGCGCATTCTGAACCTGTTCGGCGATGAGACAAACGTGATCGTCTGTTCCGACCACGGAATGGGCCCGGTGGACGGCTACCAGATCCACATCAACCAGATCCTCGAGGACTGGGGGTATCTCGACTCGTGCAGCGAACTCAACGGGGCAGGTGGCTTCAAGCCCGTCGTGGAGGACGAGTCGGTGGCTAATTCGGGCGCCGGCGCGGTTTTCGATCGGCTGATCGCGATCTCTTCGAAGGCAGGACTGTCGCCATCGGACGTTCACGGCCTCGCCGACCGTGTCGGACTCGCCGAACCGCTCGTACGGGTCGCTCCGGACTGGGTTACGCACGGCGTCGCCCGCGGCGTCGACTGGGAGGCGTCGGCCGCCTACTGTCGGAGTCAGTCCGAACAGGGGATTCGACTCAACGTCCGCGGTCGCGACCCGTCGGGAGTTATCGATCCGGACGGGTACGAGACCGTTCGGAGCGATCTCATCGATCGGCTCTCTAGCCTGCAGACGCCCGACGGAGAGCCTGCGTTCGAGTTCGTTAAACGGCGCGAGAAGGTCTACGACGGTCCTCATACGGCCGGGGCCTGCGATATCTTTTTCAGGACTAACGAGATGAACCATGTGATCTGGCCGAAAATACACGGGGTGCAGTTCCATCCGATCACGTCCTTCGATCACAAGCGAAACGGCGTCTTCGTCGCCGCCGGTCCGGACGTCGACGCGGCCGCCGACGTCGATCGGCTCTCGCTGACGGATATCGCACCGCTCGCGATGACGCTTCTCGAGCAGCCGGTTCCCGAGCGGATGACCGGGAGCGTTCCGACGGAGCTCGTTACCCGCTCGAGTTCGCGAACCGCGTACGACACGACCGTCGTGGACAGTAGCACGTACGAACAAGACCAGGACGATGTCCGAGAGCGACTGAGTGACCTCGGCTACCTCTAATGACCGACGAGAAGGACGACCTTGCGAAGGTCCTTCTGAGCGCGGGTCTCGTCTTCGTCGGGGCGCTACTGGAGAACTTCGCGCGGCTGGCTGAGCGCGTCCTCATCGGCCGAACGGTGTCAGCTGAGGCGTACGGCGAGTTCAGTATCGGCCTGGCGATTTTGACACTCTCTGTCACGTCCGCGATGGCCGGGTTTAGCCAGGGAATCCCGCGGTACATGGCCCGCTTCGACGACCCGGCCGACGAACGGGGCGCGTTGCTCACCGGTCTCGTCGTGACGCTCCCGATCGCACTCGCGCTCTGTGCCGTCCTCGTCCTCGCCGGGGATGTGATCGTCGCACAACTGTTCGAGAGCGTCGGATCCGAACTGTTGCTCACGCTGTTCGTCGTCACGATTCCCCTCGTCATTACCTTTCAGCTCGGCATCGCGGCGATTCGCGGGTACGAGAACACATCGTACAAGATTCTGGCGCGAAACGTCACCTATCCAGGCGTCCGTCTCCTGCTCCTGGGGACGTTCCTGTCGCTCGGTTTCGGCGTTCACGCGGCCGGGTACAGTTACCTGATCGCCGCCATCGTCACGACGCTCGTGACCTACGTCCTCTTGCGACGACTGCTTACCCTTACGGGCCCGTCACGGTTCCATATCCGGGAGATGACGGCCTTTTCGGTGCCACTGATCGTCTCGACGGTCGCCGCGACGCTCATGACGAAGACCGATACGCTCATGCTGGGGTACTTCCGTGCCTCGAGTGAGGTCGGCATATACAACGCCGCGTATCCGCTGGCGAACTCGCTCGTCGTGATTCTCGGGACGTTCGGATACATGTACCTCCCCGTCGCCTCACGCCTCGACGGCGATGGCGAACGGGAGTCGATGAACCGGGTCTACCAGATGACGACGAAGTGGGTATTCGTGTTGACGTTTCCGCTGTTCGTGACGTTCGTGGTGATGCCGTCGGACGTGATCGCCCTCGCTTTCGGCCAGCAGTACGCGAGCGGCGGGATCGCACTCGCGATATTATCGATCGGATTCTTCACCAACGCCGCCGTCGGCCGGAACCGCGAGACGCTCTCGGCACTGGGATACACGAAGTTCATCCTCGTCACGAACGTCGGCGCACTCGGTATCAATATCGTTGCGAACGTGGCACTCATTCCGCGTTACGGGTTCGTCGGCGCGGCGATCGCGTCCGCCAGCTCGTTCGTCGGGCTGAATCTCTTCGTGTATCTGTTCCTGGCTCGCAAGTTCGATATCCGGCCGTACAATCGGACCTCGCTCCGATTGATCGGGATACTCCCGCTGGTCGTCCTCCCTGCCGGGTTCGCACTCGACAGTGTCTTTCCGGCGAGTCCAACCGGCATCGGCCTGTTCTTCGCGAGCACGAGTCTCCTCACACTCCTCGTCGCAGCGGGTTCCGGCTCTCTCGAACACGGTGACATCGTCATCGTCGAGTTCCTCGAAGACGCCCTCGGGACCGAAATCCCGTACGTCCGGGAACTGATCCCGGACCCCGAGTGAGTCGCCACGGTCGATTGGCTACCGTCACCCTCGCTCGAACGATCGTCGTCGAGTCCAGTTCTCGTCGACTCGTAGCGTCTGCCATGAAATGGCACGAGTGGCACTCTCACGCTCGAACTATCGTCCTCTAATTAAATAGCGCACTCGTTAATGAGCCCTTAGTTCCGCATCGGGGGTCTCCGCTGACCTGTATGTTCGACAAGCCAGATGCCGAGCAGGATTCGTCCCGACGACTGAGTCGCCGATCGTACCTCGCAGCGGCGGCCGGAACGGTGGCGACTGTCGTCGCCGGCTCTGGAGTCGCCGCAGCGGACCGTGAGTATGAGGTCGCCGAGGTTCCGCAGGGCGGCACGTTCCAGCGCGTACTCCGTGATGGCGACGTTCTCGAGAACGTCCTGATCGATATCTCGGCGGAGGGCGCAAGCTACGACATCGACGCGAAAGGCAGCGACTGGACCATCCGGAACGTCGGCGTCAGGGGAGCCTGGGATCACGAGCATCCCACGTCGCCGCTCCGAGTGGCCGCCGACGCTGGTTCCACCTGCCGGATCGAGAACTTCTACTTCGGCGACGGCGTGATTCCGGATCTTCCGGCGTCGTCCAATCCGACGGGGATCTACGCGTGGTGGGACCACGCGGGCACGATCGAGATCGATCGCGTGAACATTCAGGAACACCCGGACAACGGGATCTACGGCTCCGCGCCGGGCAACAGTAGCGATCACCCGAATCCGGGTGGCGGTGGCGAGTTGCACGTCACCAACTCGTACGTCCGTGCGGGCAAGACGGCCGGTATTCGCCTCGGGACGGACGGTTCCTACGCGGAGAACTGCGTCGTGTGGAGCAACGCCCACCGTGGCTTCTGGGGCTACTACAACGACACGGAACTGATCGACTGCGATCTCGGCGGCTCACCGACGGACATTCACGCGGGATCCGGTTCGTGGAGTGCCGGACGCGACGCGACCGTCTCGGTCGAGAACTGCCGGTTTAGCGCGACGGACACGGCCCAGAACAGCAACGAGATCATCGGCTCGCCTGTCGGTGAACCCGAACACCGGATGCCCGACGGCGTCCCGACGTCGGCGACGGAGGCGGCGTCCGGCGGCGATTCGAGCTAACCCACGTCAGCCCCTTCTCTGGCTCCCTCTTCACTGCTTTTCATCGCGGTCGTTCCCTCCGATTTTCTCCGGTAATCAGTCATTACGACCGATACGTATCAGCCGGATTCGAACGACATAACGTGTGATCTGAGCTCACGGCTATTTTGACTACCAGAGTATAAAGACTGTACCGGTTAACGGCGTTTTAATTCCGGATGGGGGGCATCCGGTGGAGTACATGAGGGACAACACTGACGAGGAGATCGATTCGAATCGACGACTCAGTCGTCGATCGTATCTCACAGCAGCTGCCGCCGGTACGGCCGCAATGGTCGCCGCCGGGACCGGTATGGCGTCGGAAGACGACTACGAGGTCGTCACGGTTCCAGCGGGTGGAACGTTCCGGAGAAAGCTCCGTGACGGCGACGTTCTCGAGAACGTCCTGATCGATATCTCGGCGAAGGGCGCGGCCTACGATATCGACGCGAGAGGAAGCGACTGGACGATTCGAAACGTCGGCGTCAAGGGGGCGTGGGATCACGAACATCCCACGTCGCCGATTCGGGTGGCTGCCGACGCTGGTTCCACCTGCCGGATCGAGAACGTCTACCTCGGTGACGGCGTGATTCCGGATCTTCCGTCCTCGTCGAACCCGACGGGGATCTACGCGTGGTGGTATCACGCGGGTACGATCGAGATCGATCGCGTGAACATCCAGGAACACCCGGACAACGGGATCTACGGCTCCGCACCGGGCAACAGTAGCGATCACCCGAATCCGGGTGGCGGTGGCGAGTTGCACGTCACCAACTCGTACGTCCGTGCGGGCAAGACGGCCGGTATTCGCCTCGGGACGGACGGTTCCTACGCGGAGAACTGCGTCGTGTGGAGCAACGCCCACCGTGGCTTCTGGGGCTACTACAACGACACGGAACTGATCGACTGCGATCTCGGCGGCTCACCGACGGACATTCACGCCGGCTCCCGTTCGTGGAACGCTGGACCGAGTGCAACCGTCACAGTCGAGAACTGTCGGTTCGGCTCTACGAACAGGGCAACGAGTTCCAACCGGATCGTCGGGTCGTCAGCGGGCAAACCCGAACACCGGATGCCCGACGGCGTTCCGACGTCGGCGGAGGAAGCGGCATCGGGCGGGGACTACGAATCCCCAACGGACGAGGCCGTGGACGAACTTGAGAACACGATCCTCGTCGACGGGGCCGGGAACAACGACGTCACCCGATACGGGTTCGCTGTCTCAGGGTCTGCCGAACGCTCGACGCACGGCGGCGCCTCGATCGACGACGAAGATACGATCGATAGCGGCCAGGTTACGGGTGCTGTCGTCGGCTGGCGAGACGCGTTCCGGTTCAGCGGTGAGCTCGCTGACCTGACCGTCGATGGACCGGCGCGCGTCATCGTCAACGGCGAACAGGTCGATCCAGCCGAGTACGGCGAATCCTCCCACGAGGACGATCAGGACCTGCCCCCGAACGCACTGGTGATCGACGGATCCGACGCCGACGGTAACACGAGCTACTCGTTTACCGTCGACGGCGAGGTTATCTCCTCGAGTTATCGGGACGCGTCGGTCGACTCCGGTGACGAAATCGACGGCCGATCCGTCACCGGAACCGTCGAGGATTGGATCGACGCCTACTGGTTTGACGGTGATATCGTCGACTTTACACTGGCCGGGAACGCGAGCGTCGACGTCGAGTACAACGCTCGCCAGTAACCGACGCGCACACCCCGTTCGGCTAACACGTCGTCGACGGCTCACCGTACCCTGACTTCTACTCCGATCGTCGGGAGTATCGTTTGTAGCGGTGATCGGGTGATCGCGCTTCAGCTATCCATCGACACGATCGATCGACGATCGTCACTCCCTCTTTCGAAATCCACTTCGGGAACCACTTTCGCTCGAAATTCCCCCGTTCGCGCAGTCCAGGGCGCTGCAAACGCCGCCTCTGATGGTAGACGGAAACCTGGTGGAAAAAAGATGTAATTATACCGTTTAGTATGACTACCGTACTCTCTGCCAGGGAAATGGTAGCTCGATGATTACTATTGACATCCTTCACTGAACTGTTCGAATATAGAACTCGGAATGATCGCGCGCTCACCTAACGTCTTCGTCCTGACGATCGATTCGCTCCGGGGAGACGCGTACGATGAACTGATGAGAGAGGTCACCGCCAGTATTCAGGGAGTCGAATTCACGAACGCATTCGCGGCCGCAAGTAACACCGGAAGTTCGATGCCGGCTCTGGCCGCTGGTGTGTTCTGTGACCGTGTCGCAAACGGCTCGCCCAACCTCAAACTCGGTGAATCGAGGGACGACGACGACGTCGTCACGATGGCGGAGGCGCTCTCGGAGTCGGGATACGACTGTTCACTCTGGTGTGACAACGTCATCTTCGGGGCAGAACGGAATTACGACCGCGGGTTCGACGATGGGCGAGCCGGAACCCCGAACTGGAAAAAGCGCGCGCAAAAACTCGTCCAACAGACCGGTTCCGATCGGTTATTCAACGCGTGCCGGTGGGCGTATTTCAACGTCGTCGGTCGCATCGAGGAGCGGATAACGACCGAGAGCAACTATTACATCTCCGCCGACACGCATCACCAGGCAGTTCTCGCCTCCCTCGAGGGGACATCCGGAGGGCAGATGCACTGGATCCACTACATGGACGTTCACCATCCCTTCGAGCCGCCCGCAGACTATCTCGAATCACGATCGCTGAACACCGATCGAAGTCCCTCCGAACTCGCCGAACTCTCCTCTCAGGCGATCATCCAGAATCGCGGTGAGGGAACGACCGACGAGGATATCGAGGACATCGTCCAGGCCTACCGCGCCGCTTGCGAATATTTGCGAGATCAGCTCGTCTCCTTCATCGAGACGCTGATCGATCGTAATCACTACGTGCCCGGTCACGACATCATCGTCCTGACCGCGGATCACGGCGAGGGGTTCGACCGGGATCGTCACGGAATGCTCGGTCACACGCCGACCCCGTCGTTCTGGGACGATCTCGTCCACGTCCCGCTCGTCGTCAGCCTTCCGGACTGGGAACCAGGAACCGTCGACTGTCAGGTCAGTCAGATCGATCTCATGCCGACGGTCCTGCAAGCCGCCGGTGCCCCGGTTCCGTCGTCGGTCGACGGGACCGCTGCCGCTCGCCCGACCGATCTGTGTCGAGACCACGTCTTCTTCACGGCGACCGGACCGTACAGAACCTATCACGGGGTTCGGAGCCGTTCCGGCTGGAAGCTCTTTTCGGACCGGATCAGTGACTCCGAGTCCGTCGAACTGACTGGCACCGACGACGAAGGCGCCGATCAGGATCACGAGCGCGCGTTACTCACCCGCGTTGACGGGGACACCGAGTCGATCGAGTTCGAGTGCCAACTCGATGCGAACGCGCACCCGTCGGAGACCAGGAAACGGGACCGGTGGCTCGGACTGCGTCGACGGCTCCGCGAAGACCGGGGCGAGATCGCGACGAGACGGTTCGACGAGATGCTGTCCGACGAAACGGTGGAACAACTCGAGCAGTTGGGCTACGTCGACAACATCCGCTGACAGCCGTCGACAGTAGCGCGTCGCATTCGTGGACCGCCAGAGGCCCGGTCTCGGCGACGCGTTGGTACCACTGTCGACGAGACGCGAACAGAAGGACGCTGCGACCGATTCAGTATTCGAGATGGTAACTCGCTATCGATCGGTAACGCAGGTATCGGGGACACGTGAAAACACGGACGAGAACCCCGCACCGCGACGCAGCGACTGCGGTGTCCGCCGACGCTACCCCTTGCCGAACGACCCGGACAACCTCTGATAGGTCGATTTCGCCACTCGCATCTCGAGACCGGACGATTCGACCACGTAGTACGGACGAAGTTCGCCGTTGAACTTGCCCTTGTACTCGCAGAGCCGTTCCGTATTCGCGCCGACGAGATCGTATCCTTCGATCGAGTCGAACTGAGGATCGGTAACGAGATCCTCGAGGATCGCTCGATGCAACAGATTGTTCACGCTCACGCTCTCGTAGGAGGCGACGACGCCACCCTGCCAGTAGTAGGCCAGATCGTTCGAGAACAAGGTGATGATACCGCTCTGGTACTCCCCGTCGGGGCTCCGAGCGACGTAGACGCGCCACCGATCGACGTCCAGCGACGACAGGAGATCGCGGAGGAATGCGCGCGACATCGGTGCGGTGTCGCCGTGCTCCTCGAACTGATCGACCACGTCATCGTAGACACGCAGGGCGGAATCGATCCCTTCGGTCTCGATCGCGAGGTCCACGTCGTCCAGGCGACGCATCTCGTTCCGGAGACTCTTGCTGAACCCCGCCATGGCGTCCTCGATGTCGGTACAGCCCTCCAGGTCGACGACGTACGTGAACTCGGGCTCCACCGCGAGATCGTTCCAGCCGTAGGGCCGCGGATCGGCGTACCCGAGGGGACAGGTCATCCGGAAGAGCGTCGTCCGATCGCCGAGTCCGAGTGCGTCGATTACCCCATTCGCCAGTCCGCTGTTGATTCGCTCCCACTTGCGTTGCTTCGGGCTGTGGGGGTTGATGATCGGCCCGAGCCGGGGGACCCCCTGCGAAACGGGCGGCGAGAACACCGTTCGTCCGATCGATCGATCCGAGACGAACAGTGGTACCATCCCGACGACCTGGTCCCCTTTGTACGCCGCATAACAGTGCAATTCTGCGTCGGTATAGTCGTCGAGAACGGAGAGTGCGTCCGGATCGTGGAAGACCTCGAACCCGTTCGCCGGAAGCGCATCGCGCCAGTCCTCGAGACCGATTCGTTCGATATCCATACTACTCCCCCGTGAGACTGCGACGGGTCTTGTTATTCACACTGTACGGTTTCGATGATAGTCATTGACGCAGATTAACGGCCCGTAGGCGATCGGCGCGATCCACGACGTGTTCGATCTGCAAACGGAGCGATCGGTTCGCCCTGGCACCCGTTCGTGACGACACCACCTTTCCGATCGCGATCGACTCCCTTCCACGTCGGACAGGAGATCCGGTGCTGCACGGACGCCATTCGAGAGGTGTTATCGAACAGCTTCTCCGTTTTGGCCGTTCGCCGGGAACGGTCGGCGTTACGACGGTCCGTTCCGATGAACGGTGGTCGTTGGCCGGTGCTAATCCGATCGGATCCACCGTAGGCGAGGAGTATCTTCCTGCTACCGCCCCGAACGAGTCGTCCGAAGCCTCGTTGCTGTCGGATCCAGGAGGTATGAGGTAGATAACAAACCCGGTAGATTGCTTCATCGTCCGATCAGGAGACGGGAGCTTTCAGCATGAAATATTTGTTTTTCACGAACACGCCGGCACACGTCCACCTGTACAAACACGCCGTCC
The nucleotide sequence above comes from Halosolutus halophilus. Encoded proteins:
- a CDS encoding flippase; amino-acid sequence: MTDEKDDLAKVLLSAGLVFVGALLENFARLAERVLIGRTVSAEAYGEFSIGLAILTLSVTSAMAGFSQGIPRYMARFDDPADERGALLTGLVVTLPIALALCAVLVLAGDVIVAQLFESVGSELLLTLFVVTIPLVITFQLGIAAIRGYENTSYKILARNVTYPGVRLLLLGTFLSLGFGVHAAGYSYLIAAIVTTLVTYVLLRRLLTLTGPSRFHIREMTAFSVPLIVSTVAATLMTKTDTLMLGYFRASSEVGIYNAAYPLANSLVVILGTFGYMYLPVASRLDGDGERESMNRVYQMTTKWVFVLTFPLFVTFVVMPSDVIALAFGQQYASGGIALAILSIGFFTNAAVGRNRETLSALGYTKFILVTNVGALGINIVANVALIPRYGFVGAAIASASSFVGLNLFVYLFLARKFDIRPYNRTSLRLIGILPLVVLPAGFALDSVFPASPTGIGLFFASTSLLTLLVAAGSGSLEHGDIVIVEFLEDALGTEIPYVRELIPDPE
- a CDS encoding GNAT family N-acetyltransferase, which codes for MDIERIGLEDWRDALPANGFEVFHDPDALSVLDDYTDAELHCYAAYKGDQVVGMVPLFVSDRSIGRTVFSPPVSQGVPRLGPIINPHSPKQRKWERINSGLANGVIDALGLGDRTTLFRMTCPLGYADPRPYGWNDLAVEPEFTYVVDLEGCTDIEDAMAGFSKSLRNEMRRLDDVDLAIETEGIDSALRVYDDVVDQFEEHGDTAPMSRAFLRDLLSSLDVDRWRVYVARSPDGEYQSGIITLFSNDLAYYWQGGVVASYESVSVNNLLHRAILEDLVTDPQFDSIEGYDLVGANTERLCEYKGKFNGELRPYYVVESSGLEMRVAKSTYQRLSGSFGKG
- a CDS encoding sulfatase-like hydrolase/transferase — its product is MREVTASIQGVEFTNAFAAASNTGSSMPALAAGVFCDRVANGSPNLKLGESRDDDDVVTMAEALSESGYDCSLWCDNVIFGAERNYDRGFDDGRAGTPNWKKRAQKLVQQTGSDRLFNACRWAYFNVVGRIEERITTESNYYISADTHHQAVLASLEGTSGGQMHWIHYMDVHHPFEPPADYLESRSLNTDRSPSELAELSSQAIIQNRGEGTTDEDIEDIVQAYRAACEYLRDQLVSFIETLIDRNHYVPGHDIIVLTADHGEGFDRDRHGMLGHTPTPSFWDDLVHVPLVVSLPDWEPGTVDCQVSQIDLMPTVLQAAGAPVPSSVDGTAAARPTDLCRDHVFFTATGPYRTYHGVRSRSGWKLFSDRISDSESVELTGTDDEGADQDHERALLTRVDGDTESIEFECQLDANAHPSETRKRDRWLGLRRRLREDRGEIATRRFDEMLSDETVEQLEQLGYVDNIR
- a CDS encoding alkaline phosphatase family protein, whose protein sequence is MSSADHNVSKTVIVGFDGMDWRYVDRFSDRLDNLSELRERGVGADLTSTYPPWTGSAWPSMYTGVTPDYHGVFDFFDYRDSYPDSAAAVTRSDVKAPALWDYLSDRELSSIVLNLPVTHPTGPMDGVLVPGYLAPADEPGYPDGIRDEIEDALGEPYRIYSECETASDTEKKVDGYVNLIEHRGAAAEYLLESADWELAIVQFQKTDAVFHNSTRTTDFERVYAAADRALGRILNLFGDETNVIVCSDHGMGPVDGYQIHINQILEDWGYLDSCSELNGAGGFKPVVEDESVANSGAGAVFDRLIAISSKAGLSPSDVHGLADRVGLAEPLVRVAPDWVTHGVARGVDWEASAAYCRSQSEQGIRLNVRGRDPSGVIDPDGYETVRSDLIDRLSSLQTPDGEPAFEFVKRREKVYDGPHTAGACDIFFRTNEMNHVIWPKIHGVQFHPITSFDHKRNGVFVAAGPDVDAAADVDRLSLTDIAPLAMTLLEQPVPERMTGSVPTELVTRSSSRTAYDTTVVDSSTYEQDQDDVRERLSDLGYL